A single window of Methylocella tundrae DNA harbors:
- the acsA gene encoding acetate--CoA ligase produces the protein MEWKAIRKRSEDFAGANLQDYETSVATFSWSQEQTLLGGLPQGGLNIAHEAVDRHVLAGRGGKLALRCIGRDDRVQDFSYADLQAAANRFANVLARWGVGKGERVFSLLGRTPELYIAALGTLKNGSVFSPLFSAFGPEPIKARMTIGAAKALIVSETFYRRKIEPIRHELTSLGHVFLTDCLDDPPAGATDLAADMAAASDSFETVLTGPEDMALLHFTSGTTGRPKGAVHVHQSVVAHHVTGKLALDLHPGDIFWCTADPGWVTGTSYGIISPLTNGATLIVDQAEFEAERWYRILEKQKINVWYTAPTAIRMLMKAGAGVAKRFDLSNLRFMASVGEPLNPEAVVWGLEAFGMPFHDNWWQTETGGIMIANYRSMDVKPGSMGRPLPGVTASIVERKQGGEIQESAKPMIMGELALRPGWPSMMRAYLNEEERYRKCFAGGWYLTGDLAMRDDEGYYWFVGRADDVIKSAGHLVGPFEVESALMEHEAVAEAGVIGIPDEIAGEVVKAFIALKEGVEPTEGLRKELLGHARKRLGPAIAPKDIAFRKNLPKTRSGKIMRRLLKARELGLPEGDLSTLESEEQ, from the coding sequence ATGGAATGGAAGGCTATTCGAAAGCGTTCAGAGGACTTTGCGGGCGCCAACCTTCAGGATTACGAAACTTCGGTTGCAACCTTCTCATGGTCGCAAGAACAAACGCTGCTTGGCGGGTTACCGCAGGGCGGTCTTAATATCGCTCATGAGGCGGTTGATCGGCATGTATTGGCCGGGCGCGGCGGAAAGCTCGCGCTACGCTGCATTGGCCGCGACGATCGGGTTCAAGACTTCTCCTACGCTGATCTCCAGGCTGCGGCCAATCGATTCGCTAATGTCTTGGCGCGGTGGGGCGTGGGGAAAGGCGAGCGGGTCTTTTCGCTGCTTGGCCGGACGCCGGAGCTTTACATCGCCGCCCTCGGCACGCTCAAGAACGGCAGCGTGTTCTCGCCGCTGTTCTCGGCCTTCGGACCGGAGCCGATCAAAGCGCGCATGACGATCGGCGCCGCCAAGGCCCTTATCGTTTCCGAAACGTTCTACCGGCGCAAAATCGAGCCTATTCGCCACGAATTGACGAGCCTCGGGCATGTCTTTCTGACCGATTGCCTGGACGATCCGCCCGCGGGCGCGACCGATCTTGCGGCCGACATGGCGGCGGCGTCGGATTCGTTTGAAACGGTTTTGACGGGCCCCGAGGACATGGCCCTCCTGCATTTCACCAGCGGAACAACCGGGCGACCAAAAGGCGCCGTGCACGTGCACCAATCCGTCGTCGCCCATCATGTGACGGGCAAGCTCGCGCTTGATCTCCATCCCGGCGACATCTTTTGGTGCACGGCTGATCCCGGCTGGGTGACGGGCACGTCTTACGGCATCATTTCTCCGCTCACGAATGGCGCCACGCTGATCGTCGACCAGGCCGAATTCGAAGCCGAACGCTGGTACAGAATTCTTGAGAAGCAGAAAATCAATGTCTGGTACACAGCGCCGACCGCGATCCGCATGCTCATGAAAGCTGGCGCCGGCGTCGCTAAGCGGTTCGATTTGTCGAACTTGCGTTTCATGGCCAGCGTCGGCGAACCGCTCAACCCTGAGGCTGTCGTTTGGGGACTCGAAGCATTCGGGATGCCGTTCCACGACAATTGGTGGCAGACTGAGACCGGCGGCATCATGATCGCCAATTACCGGTCCATGGACGTCAAGCCGGGATCGATGGGCAGGCCATTGCCTGGTGTGACGGCTTCGATCGTCGAACGGAAGCAAGGCGGGGAGATCCAGGAGAGCGCGAAGCCAATGATCATGGGAGAGCTTGCGCTGCGTCCGGGCTGGCCCTCGATGATGCGCGCCTATCTGAACGAGGAGGAGCGTTACCGCAAATGTTTCGCCGGCGGCTGGTACCTAACCGGCGATCTCGCGATGCGCGACGACGAAGGCTATTATTGGTTTGTTGGCCGGGCCGATGACGTCATCAAGAGCGCAGGCCATCTCGTCGGCCCATTCGAGGTGGAAAGCGCCCTCATGGAACACGAGGCGGTCGCCGAGGCTGGCGTGATTGGAATCCCGGACGAGATTGCGGGGGAGGTCGTGAAAGCCTTTATCGCCTTGAAGGAAGGGGTTGAACCGACCGAGGGGTTGCGCAAGGAGCTGCTCGGCCACGCGCGCAAGCGCCTTGGTCCCGCGATCGCGCCAAAGGACATCGCTTTCCGCAAGAACCTGCCGAAGACGCGCAGCGGCAAGATCATGCGCCGGCTCTTGAAAGCGCGTGAATTGGGGCTGCCGGAGGGCGATCTGTCGACGCTTGAGAGCGAGGAGCAATGA
- a CDS encoding GNAT family N-acetyltransferase, with protein MEQLRNYLAERTLKDGTIVAVRAVRPDDGPKIHKAFKGLSPDTVYSRFFGHKSDVSDAELSHITGVDFDRDVALLVTTGKGEDEMVIGGASYFAIDPAHPLNSADLAFTVEEEYQGLGLASDLLRRLIEIARQKGVARLEADVLADNQPMLAVFRHADAPVRLRREDDIIHVTLALDAAK; from the coding sequence GTGGAGCAGCTACGAAACTATCTCGCCGAAAGGACCCTGAAGGATGGAACGATCGTCGCCGTCCGGGCGGTCCGCCCTGACGACGGGCCTAAAATTCACAAGGCATTCAAGGGTCTTAGTCCCGATACGGTCTATAGCCGGTTCTTCGGGCACAAGAGCGACGTCAGCGACGCCGAACTCTCCCATATAACGGGGGTCGACTTTGATCGCGATGTCGCTTTGCTGGTCACGACCGGCAAAGGCGAAGACGAGATGGTTATCGGCGGAGCGAGTTACTTCGCGATCGATCCGGCCCATCCGCTGAATAGCGCCGACCTCGCCTTTACGGTGGAAGAGGAATATCAGGGGCTTGGCCTCGCGAGCGACCTCTTGCGGCGGCTCATTGAGATTGCGCGGCAAAAAGGCGTCGCGCGGCTGGAAGCCGATGTGCTGGCTGACAACCAGCCGATGCTCGCCGTCTTCCGCCATGCCGACGCGCCGGTGAGGCTGCGTCGCGAAGACGATATCATTCATGTGACGCTCGCCTTAGATGCGGCGAAATGA
- a CDS encoding helix-turn-helix domain-containing protein, which yields MITAAQMRAARALLGIDQRQLAELSGMSLPTIQRMEASEGNVRGVVETLTKVIEAFNRAGVELIAEDAASYGGGRGVRFKESAPRPD from the coding sequence TTGATCACTGCCGCCCAGATGCGGGCCGCCCGCGCCCTGCTCGGGATCGACCAGCGCCAGCTTGCCGAGCTCTCCGGCATGTCGCTGCCGACGATCCAGCGCATGGAAGCCAGCGAGGGCAATGTACGGGGCGTGGTGGAGACCCTGACCAAGGTGATCGAGGCGTTCAATCGCGCCGGCGTCGAACTTATCGCGGAAGATGCGGCAAGTTACGGCGGCGGCCGGGGCGTTCGATTCAAGGAGTCGGCGCCGCGCCCGGACTGA
- a CDS encoding SGNH family hydrolase: protein MIRPSCDRRSRTSRLGLLRLHALALTIVALLLPCVGASPAHAQADPFAWFTHLFQPAPPPSRVIKPRPEFHRAAPRRASERTRPSGRRDERPADSATAKPAAPAVAPTYFVAVLGDSLGQMLEQGLTEAFADRPEVAILRKAKENSGLVRDDFYDWTKAAQDLLASGEKINFAVMMIGSNDRQTLRDGKGGAFEPRSPQWVEAYAHRIETIASMFRDKKIPLVWVGLPVLKSERLSADASAFNDLYREYASKAGATYVDVWEAFANDAGEYSAMGPDLNGQIVKLRAADGIHFTKAGARKLAHFVEPDIRRNLDETAPPNPESPAISAPAEASLPPADASPNGAPGASSSEPAGAPAPPPPPKPIAGPVLPLTGPVRAPGGELASRAASPQAPARQTLRQEQQTDPKPGRADDFSWPRP from the coding sequence ATGATCAGACCATCTTGCGATCGTCGATCGAGAACGTCCCGGCTCGGCCTTCTCCGGCTTCATGCGCTGGCGCTCACGATCGTCGCGCTCCTCCTGCCCTGCGTCGGCGCGTCGCCCGCCCATGCGCAGGCAGATCCGTTCGCCTGGTTCACGCATTTGTTTCAGCCCGCCCCGCCGCCGAGCCGCGTGATCAAGCCAAGGCCTGAATTTCATCGCGCCGCGCCAAGACGCGCCTCGGAGCGGACAAGGCCCAGTGGTCGGCGCGACGAGCGACCGGCCGACAGCGCCACGGCGAAACCTGCGGCGCCGGCCGTCGCGCCGACCTATTTCGTCGCCGTGCTCGGCGACAGCCTCGGGCAAATGCTTGAGCAGGGCCTGACGGAAGCCTTCGCGGATCGGCCAGAGGTCGCGATCCTGCGCAAGGCAAAAGAAAACAGCGGGCTCGTGCGCGACGATTTCTATGATTGGACGAAGGCCGCGCAGGACCTTCTTGCGAGCGGCGAAAAGATCAATTTCGCCGTCATGATGATTGGCAGCAACGACCGTCAGACCCTGCGGGACGGCAAGGGCGGCGCGTTCGAGCCGCGTTCGCCGCAATGGGTCGAGGCTTATGCGCATCGCATCGAAACGATCGCTTCAATGTTCCGCGACAAGAAAATTCCGCTGGTCTGGGTGGGACTGCCCGTCCTGAAAAGCGAGCGTCTGTCCGCCGACGCCTCCGCCTTCAACGACCTTTATCGCGAATACGCCAGCAAGGCCGGAGCGACCTATGTCGACGTTTGGGAAGCCTTCGCCAATGACGCCGGCGAATACAGCGCCATGGGGCCGGATCTCAACGGACAGATCGTGAAGCTGCGGGCGGCCGACGGCATCCATTTCACCAAGGCTGGCGCTCGCAAGCTGGCGCATTTCGTCGAGCCGGATATCCGCCGCAATCTCGACGAGACGGCGCCGCCAAACCCTGAAAGTCCGGCGATCTCGGCTCCCGCGGAGGCGAGCCTGCCGCCCGCGGACGCGTCTCCAAACGGCGCGCCGGGGGCGTCTTCGAGCGAACCGGCCGGCGCGCCCGCGCCGCCTCCCCCGCCAAAACCCATCGCCGGCCCGGTGCTGCCGCTGACGGGACCCGTGCGCGCGCCAGGCGGCGAACTCGCCTCTCGCGCGGCGAGCCCACAGGCGCCCGCGAGGCAGACTCTGCGGCAAGAGCAGCAAACCGATCCGAAGCCAGGGCGCGCCGACGATTTCAGCTGGCCGAGGCCGTGA
- a CDS encoding SulP family inorganic anion transporter: MAAGILNPSFVELFTPKLITVLRERYGLSDLRADAVAGLTVAIVALPLSMAIAIASGVTPDRGLYTAIIGGFFVSALGGSRFQIGGPAGAFIVLVAATVAEHGVDGLILATLLSGLILVAIGFLRLGAFIKYIPYPVTVGFSAGIATIIFASQIKDLFGLTLSGPEPGPLLEKLSTLGKALPTTSPSAVGVAAATIAVILLIRRYRPHWPGLLIAVTIASAAGFALGLPIETIGTHFGGIPRSLPAPYLPAMSYDKITAVLPAAFSFALLGSIESLLSAVVADSMSGRRHRSNCELVAQGVANMASALFGGICVTGTIARTATNVRAGARGPIAGMLHSLFLLIFMMVAAPLASYIPLAALAGVLTIVAWNMAEKHAFATLLRASRGAAIVLLATFLLTIFRDLATGILVGFSLASLIILRRMSQSLEVETLGPMDEDQSDRSEAGEAYDATLTTDRDIVAFRISGAFFFGAAAGVSAVLDEIAEQPKAYVIDLSAVQFFDSTAAVTIGEFARKARRAGALVYVSGASKAVRRALLLHSDGVRRVHFKDDVKSAVSAARAAIARAPVAHEGMSVP; the protein is encoded by the coding sequence ATGGCCGCCGGCATTTTGAACCCGAGTTTCGTCGAGCTCTTTACGCCCAAGCTCATCACCGTCCTGCGCGAGCGCTACGGCCTCTCCGATTTGCGCGCCGACGCCGTCGCCGGCCTCACCGTCGCGATCGTCGCCCTGCCTCTGTCGATGGCGATCGCCATTGCTTCGGGCGTGACGCCGGACCGTGGGCTCTATACCGCGATCATCGGCGGATTTTTCGTCTCGGCGCTCGGCGGCAGCCGCTTCCAGATCGGCGGTCCCGCCGGCGCCTTCATCGTTCTCGTGGCGGCGACGGTCGCGGAGCACGGCGTCGACGGTTTGATCCTGGCGACGCTGCTATCCGGGCTGATCCTGGTGGCGATCGGGTTCCTGCGTCTTGGCGCCTTCATCAAATATATCCCCTATCCGGTGACGGTCGGCTTTAGCGCCGGCATCGCGACGATCATTTTCGCGAGCCAGATCAAGGATCTGTTCGGCCTCACCCTGTCGGGGCCAGAACCCGGCCCTCTGCTTGAAAAGCTCAGCACTCTCGGCAAAGCCCTGCCGACGACCAGCCCGTCGGCGGTCGGCGTCGCGGCGGCGACCATCGCCGTCATTCTACTCATCCGGCGCTATCGCCCGCATTGGCCGGGCCTTCTCATCGCCGTGACCATCGCCTCCGCCGCCGGTTTTGCGCTTGGCCTCCCGATCGAGACCATCGGCACGCATTTCGGCGGCATTCCGAGAAGCCTGCCGGCGCCCTATCTGCCCGCGATGTCATACGACAAGATCACCGCCGTGCTCCCGGCCGCATTCTCCTTCGCTCTGCTCGGCAGCATCGAGAGCCTGTTGTCGGCTGTCGTCGCTGACAGCATGTCCGGGCGGCGCCATCGCTCGAACTGTGAACTGGTCGCGCAAGGCGTCGCCAACATGGCGTCGGCGTTGTTTGGCGGGATCTGCGTGACGGGAACCATCGCCCGCACGGCGACCAATGTGCGCGCGGGCGCGCGCGGCCCGATCGCCGGCATGCTCCATTCGCTGTTTCTCCTGATCTTCATGATGGTCGCGGCGCCGCTCGCCTCTTACATCCCGCTCGCGGCCCTTGCCGGCGTCCTCACCATCGTCGCCTGGAACATGGCGGAAAAACACGCCTTTGCGACCCTGCTGCGCGCTTCGCGCGGCGCCGCCATCGTGTTGCTCGCGACATTCCTGTTGACCATCTTCCGTGATCTTGCCACCGGAATCCTGGTGGGCTTCAGCCTCGCATCGCTGATCATATTGCGCCGCATGTCGCAATCGCTGGAAGTCGAAACTCTGGGCCCGATGGACGAGGACCAATCCGATCGCAGCGAGGCGGGCGAGGCCTATGACGCGACGCTGACGACGGACCGCGACATCGTCGCGTTCCGGATCTCGGGCGCCTTCTTCTTCGGGGCGGCCGCCGGCGTCAGCGCCGTTCTCGACGAGATCGCCGAACAGCCGAAAGCCTATGTCATCGACCTCTCGGCCGTGCAGTTTTTCGATTCGACCGCGGCGGTGACGATTGGAGAATTCGCGCGCAAGGCGCGCCGCGCCGGCGCCCTCGTTTATGTTTCGGGCGCGAGCAAAGCCGTGCGCCGCGCTCTGCTGCTGCACAGCGACGGCGTCAGGCGCGTGCATTTCAAGGACGATGTGAAAAGCGCCGTCTCAGCCGCCCGCGCGGCGATTGCGCGGGCGCCCGTTGCACATGAAGGCATGAGCGTTCCATAA
- a CDS encoding L,D-transpeptidase, producing the protein MVMIKNVLFSAAAAAVLMATGAQAFDSGSSSSLVRGQGQPAAQTQQASLPTELNREVAPTRALVPDPTEEKPGTITIDTKNRYLYLSLEGGQAMRYDVGVGRDGFGWQGRAYIGRRAEWPTWTPPAAMLKRRPELPRTMVGGIANPLGARAMYLYNGHGDTMYRIHGTNEPDTIGQAVSSGCIRLLNDDVVDLYERVKVGAPVVVL; encoded by the coding sequence ATGGTCATGATAAAGAACGTTCTTTTTTCCGCGGCCGCAGCCGCCGTGCTGATGGCGACGGGCGCGCAGGCTTTTGACTCTGGGTCCTCCTCCAGCCTCGTGCGGGGACAGGGGCAGCCGGCGGCGCAGACGCAGCAAGCCAGTCTTCCAACCGAGCTCAACCGCGAGGTCGCGCCGACGCGCGCGCTGGTGCCAGATCCAACCGAGGAAAAGCCCGGCACGATCACGATCGACACCAAGAATCGCTATCTTTATCTCTCGCTCGAAGGCGGTCAGGCGATGCGCTATGACGTCGGCGTCGGCCGCGATGGCTTTGGCTGGCAAGGACGCGCCTATATCGGACGCCGCGCCGAATGGCCGACGTGGACGCCGCCCGCCGCCATGCTGAAGCGCCGCCCCGAGCTGCCGAGAACGATGGTTGGCGGCATCGCCAATCCCCTCGGCGCGCGCGCGATGTATCTTTACAATGGCCACGGCGACACGATGTATCGCATCCACGGCACCAACGAGCCGGATACGATCGGCCAGGCGGTCTCGTCGGGCTGCATCCGGCTGCTCAACGACGACGTCGTCGACCTTTACGAGCGCGTCAAAGTCGGCGCTCCGGTCGTCGTTCTCTGA
- the pdhA gene encoding pyruvate dehydrogenase (acetyl-transferring) E1 component subunit alpha: MTDKPRLSRAHELDLLKHMIRIRRFEDKCAELYTQEKIRGFLHLYDGEEAVAAGVIPVLEKRDRVVSTYREHGHALVRGVSMKAALAEMYGKQEGCSGGRGGSMHLFDRATNFYGGNAIVGGGLPMAVGLALADHMRGEDIVTACFFGDGAVAEGEFHESLNLAMLWTLPVLFVCENNLYAMGTSLALSESETDLHLKAASYRIAAEAIDGMDVIAVEAAARRAVEAVRRTGKPYFLECHTYRFRGHSMFDSQLYRDKTEVEAWRQKGPIVRFSGWLEANHMIHPEDMALIEAEVAAEIAEAIAFAEAGTWEPVERLKRFTYAEGTA; the protein is encoded by the coding sequence ATGACCGATAAACCACGTTTGTCGCGGGCGCATGAGCTCGACCTCCTCAAGCACATGATCCGTATCCGCCGGTTTGAGGACAAATGCGCCGAGCTCTATACGCAGGAGAAGATTAGGGGCTTTCTCCATCTCTACGATGGAGAGGAGGCCGTCGCCGCCGGGGTCATTCCCGTGCTCGAGAAGCGCGATCGGGTTGTTTCTACCTATCGCGAGCATGGCCATGCGCTCGTGCGCGGCGTGTCGATGAAGGCTGCGCTCGCCGAGATGTACGGCAAGCAGGAGGGATGTAGCGGTGGCCGCGGAGGCTCAATGCACCTGTTCGACCGGGCGACTAATTTCTACGGAGGCAACGCCATTGTCGGGGGTGGGCTTCCAATGGCGGTCGGTCTCGCGCTGGCCGATCACATGCGCGGGGAGGACATTGTGACTGCCTGCTTCTTCGGCGACGGCGCCGTCGCGGAAGGCGAGTTTCATGAGAGCCTCAATTTAGCGATGCTCTGGACGCTCCCTGTGCTGTTCGTGTGCGAGAATAATCTCTACGCCATGGGAACGTCGCTGGCGCTCTCCGAATCGGAGACCGATCTGCACCTTAAGGCGGCAAGCTATCGGATCGCTGCCGAGGCGATCGATGGCATGGACGTGATCGCGGTCGAGGCCGCGGCGCGACGCGCGGTGGAGGCGGTGCGGCGAACAGGAAAGCCGTATTTTCTCGAATGCCACACCTACCGGTTCCGCGGCCATTCAATGTTCGACAGCCAACTCTACCGCGACAAGACTGAGGTCGAGGCCTGGCGGCAAAAGGGGCCGATCGTGCGGTTCAGCGGCTGGCTCGAGGCAAATCACATGATCCACCCGGAGGATATGGCGCTGATCGAAGCTGAGGTCGCCGCCGAAATCGCCGAAGCCATTGCTTTCGCAGAGGCGGGAACATGGGAGCCGGTCGAACGCCTCAAGCGATTCACTTATGCGGAAGGGACAGCCTGA
- a CDS encoding aldehyde dehydrogenase family protein: MNVRANITVTRAVVPPAIKAWLSTARPMLIDGKWVKAQSGKTFDVFDPATGEPIASVAEGDKADIDLAVKAARRAFASGPWSRMTPSERGRIIHRIGDLILENADELASLEALDNGKPKAVAKAADVTLAADMFHYMSGWATKIEGKTIPISALAAPGAEFVSMTRMEPIGVVGQIIPWNFPLLMAAWKLGPALTAGCTVVLKVAEETPLSALRLGELILEAGVPAGVVNIVPGFGETAGAALAEHPDVDKVAFTGSTEVGRLIVQAASRDLKKVSLELGGKSPNIILGDADLELAIAGATAAIFFNHGQCCNAGSRLFVQRNIFDKVVEGVAAQADKIKLGHGLSDDTEMGPLVSKVQYDRVTGYLASGRREGARALCGGEGLGGAGYFVPPTVLVDTKPNMKVVREEIFGPVLVATPFDEVDDALIAEANNTIYGLAAGVWSGNTGRAHQIANRLRTGTVWINCYHVFDAALPFGGYKQSGWGREMGQAVLSNYLETKAITTRLG; this comes from the coding sequence ATGAACGTCCGCGCCAACATCACAGTGACCAGGGCGGTGGTTCCGCCCGCTATCAAGGCATGGCTGTCGACGGCCCGTCCGATGCTGATCGACGGCAAATGGGTCAAGGCTCAGTCCGGCAAAACGTTCGATGTGTTTGATCCCGCGACGGGCGAACCGATCGCCAGCGTCGCGGAAGGCGATAAGGCCGATATCGACCTCGCGGTGAAGGCGGCGCGCCGCGCTTTTGCATCGGGGCCATGGTCGCGCATGACTCCGTCCGAGCGGGGCCGCATCATTCATCGGATCGGCGATCTGATTCTTGAGAACGCCGATGAACTCGCAAGCCTCGAGGCGCTCGACAATGGCAAGCCGAAAGCCGTCGCCAAGGCGGCAGACGTGACCCTTGCAGCCGATATGTTCCATTACATGTCCGGCTGGGCGACGAAGATCGAGGGCAAGACCATCCCGATCTCGGCGCTCGCCGCTCCTGGGGCCGAGTTCGTCTCAATGACCCGCATGGAGCCAATCGGCGTCGTCGGGCAGATCATTCCGTGGAACTTCCCGCTTCTGATGGCGGCCTGGAAACTCGGGCCGGCGCTGACGGCGGGCTGCACGGTCGTGCTCAAGGTGGCCGAGGAAACCCCTCTCTCCGCCCTCCGTCTCGGCGAGCTTATACTCGAAGCCGGCGTTCCGGCCGGCGTCGTCAACATCGTGCCCGGCTTCGGCGAGACGGCGGGCGCGGCTCTTGCGGAGCATCCGGACGTCGATAAGGTCGCTTTCACCGGCTCGACGGAGGTTGGCCGGCTGATCGTCCAGGCGGCGTCCCGCGACCTCAAGAAAGTCTCGCTCGAGCTCGGCGGGAAATCGCCAAATATCATTCTCGGCGACGCCGATCTCGAACTTGCGATCGCCGGCGCGACCGCGGCGATTTTCTTCAATCATGGACAGTGCTGCAACGCCGGCTCGCGTCTGTTCGTGCAAAGGAACATTTTCGACAAGGTGGTCGAGGGCGTCGCCGCGCAGGCCGACAAGATCAAGCTCGGCCACGGCCTTAGCGACGACACGGAAATGGGTCCCCTGGTTTCCAAGGTGCAGTATGACCGCGTGACCGGCTATCTGGCGTCTGGCCGCCGGGAGGGCGCCCGTGCGCTTTGCGGCGGCGAAGGTCTTGGCGGGGCTGGCTACTTCGTGCCGCCGACTGTGCTCGTCGACACCAAACCGAACATGAAAGTCGTGCGGGAGGAAATTTTCGGGCCGGTGCTCGTCGCCACTCCCTTCGACGAAGTTGACGACGCGCTCATCGCGGAAGCGAACAACACCATCTACGGCCTCGCCGCCGGCGTGTGGTCAGGCAATACCGGAAGAGCCCACCAGATCGCCAACAGGTTGCGCACGGGAACGGTGTGGATCAACTGCTACCACGTCTTCGACGCGGCGCTGCCCTTTGGCGGCTACAAGCAATCCGGCTGGGGCCGCGAAATGGGACAGGCCGTGTTGTCGAATTATCTTGAGACAAAGGCCATCACGACGCGCCTTGGCTAA
- a CDS encoding alpha-ketoacid dehydrogenase subunit beta — MPQNADRSEPVEISYREAVRAAIRDALTRDQRVFLMGEDVGRYGGCYAVTKGLQAEFGPERIRDAPLSESGFTGAGIGAAMAGMRPIVELMTVNFSLLALDQILNSAATIRHMSGNQFGVPLVIRMATGAGRQLAAQHSHSLEGWYAHIPGIKVLAPATLEDARGMLWTALQDPDPVLIFENIVLYNMSGKLAADAGPVEIDKAAVRRVGRDISLITYGGSLWKCLEAARMLADENIEAEVIDLRSLRPLDDVTIIASVSKTRRAIVVDEGWRSGSISAEICTRVIEQAFWELDAPPGRVCSEEAPIPYPRHLEQAAIPQAPKIVAAVKSALVRER; from the coding sequence ATGCCACAAAACGCAGATCGATCCGAACCTGTCGAGATCAGCTATCGAGAGGCCGTGCGCGCTGCGATCCGCGATGCGCTCACGCGCGATCAGCGCGTCTTCCTGATGGGCGAAGACGTTGGCCGTTACGGAGGTTGTTATGCGGTCACCAAGGGACTTCAGGCGGAGTTCGGACCGGAGAGAATCCGTGACGCGCCGCTGTCGGAGTCGGGGTTTACGGGCGCCGGAATCGGCGCCGCAATGGCGGGCATGCGCCCGATTGTCGAATTGATGACCGTGAATTTCAGCCTGCTCGCGCTCGACCAGATTCTCAACTCCGCCGCTACCATTCGTCATATGTCCGGCAATCAATTCGGCGTGCCGCTGGTGATCAGGATGGCGACCGGCGCGGGCCGTCAGCTCGCCGCTCAGCACTCGCACAGTCTCGAAGGGTGGTACGCCCACATTCCAGGCATTAAAGTGCTCGCGCCGGCAACGCTCGAGGATGCGCGAGGCATGCTATGGACGGCCCTTCAGGATCCGGATCCCGTGCTGATCTTCGAAAACATCGTGCTTTACAATATGAGCGGAAAGCTCGCGGCCGATGCCGGCCCGGTCGAGATCGACAAAGCCGCGGTGCGCCGCGTGGGGCGAGATATCTCTCTCATCACCTACGGCGGATCGCTGTGGAAGTGTCTCGAAGCCGCCCGCATGCTCGCGGATGAAAATATCGAGGCGGAAGTCATCGATCTGCGCAGCTTGCGGCCGCTGGATGATGTGACGATCATCGCATCGGTGAGCAAAACGCGGCGCGCCATCGTAGTCGATGAAGGCTGGCGCAGCGGCAGCATTTCGGCGGAAATTTGTACACGCGTCATCGAGCAGGCGTTCTGGGAGCTCGATGCGCCGCCAGGCCGCGTCTGCAGCGAGGAGGCGCCGATTCCCTATCCGCGCCATCTTGAGCAGGCTGCAATCCCCCAGGCGCCGAAAATTGTCGCGGCGGTGAAATCCGCGCTTGTGCGCGAAAGGTGA